TCAGGAATTGAGAACGGAAGGAAGGTCCAGGTGCGAGAATCGAACCCCGATCGCTACCGCTCCCGAAAGAACTCAGAGAGCGCTACGGTGAGCGTTATCGAATCATCCAACTCCACGATGCTCTCAAGCTCACTCCCATCGACGAAGATCCGCTTGCAGTTCTCCGGTCTGAATTCACAGACGTGGAGAAGTCATCAGATGAACTCCTCAAAGAAGGTCCTCAAAGAAGGTCGCAACACGGCGTTGGACGAGTCTGGACGCTGATTCACTCCTCGTAATGCCTGCCCTTCGTAAAATCTGACGGATCGGCTGCGAACCGCACACATCCCACTGCTCAGTCACGGTTTCCTCACGACTTCAGGTTCGAGAATGGCCTTCAAATTCTCACCTTCCTCTTTCATATGTTTCCGGACGGCGTCGAACTCACGCCGGTTGAGCCGCGCACCGATTGGTCCGGTGCGAACCCTGATTCGTTGGGTGAGGTCACAGCCGTCCTCGTGCGGGTCGATGGTAAAGCTAATCGACGGCATCAGGAGTCCAACGAGCAGCGATGTTGGTCTAAACTCGATGTATTGGTTAGGAACCACCTCGGTAAATCGCACCGTCTTTTGCTGGGTCTTCCCCGCAATCCGTTCCTCGAAGTAGGCTTCCGACCCCTGCGCTAATCCGGCTTCGTCGAGCCACCGAAACTCGATGTGGTCCGGGTGCCACCGCTCGTAATTTGCCTCCATCGACTCGAAGAAGCCGTAGACGGCTTCCGGAGACGCCTGTATTCTTGTAGTCTCCTCTAATAGCATCTCACTCTCACTATCGGCGTGCAGCGCACAAAATCGTTTGTCCGCGCACTCAGCCAGGTTTTCACGCGCC
This sequence is a window from Haladaptatus sp. QDMS2. Protein-coding genes within it:
- a CDS encoding SRPBCC family protein, with translation MLLEETTRIQASPEAVYGFFESMEANYERWHPDHIEFRWLDEAGLAQGSEAYFEERIAGKTQQKTVRFTEVVPNQYIEFRPTSLLVGLLMPSISFTIDPHEDGCDLTQRIRVRTGPIGARLNRREFDAVRKHMKEEGENLKAILEPEVVRKP